One genomic window of uncultured delta proteobacterium includes the following:
- the carA gene encoding carbamoyl phosphate synthetase small subunit, glutamine amidotransferase (Evidence 2a : Function of homologous gene experimentally demonstrated in an other organism; PubMedId : 10029528, 10089390, 10428826, 10587438, 1334233, 6308632, 6330744, 6377309, 9174345, 9298646, 9636022; Product type e : enzyme) codes for MKDIPAYLMLDDGTCFEGFALGAKQESAGEVVFATGMVGYQETVTDPSYHGQIVTFTAAHVGNYGATDLDDQSMFSGASGVVIHDVTLAEYSNWRAEQSLDEKLERMGITGIAGVDTRALTLHLREHGARNGIISAVDRDKASLLRRARELPSMVGLDLASKVTTEESYLFAGTGAEAGPGSGQDGARQKQKRYHVAVYDYGIKQAILQNLARAGTTPTVWPATTPAEELLKSNPHGVFLSNGPGDPAACGYAVANLQKLLGKVPVFGICLGHQLLAMALGAKTYKLKFGHHGINHPVKDMDSGRVLITSQNHGFCVDPDTLPQGVRVSHWNLNDNTVEGLVADKVMAFSVQFHPEAAPGPNDALHLFGRFRNLMGTAESLF; via the coding sequence ATGAAGGATATACCAGCCTATCTCATGCTCGACGACGGAACCTGCTTTGAGGGGTTCGCCCTCGGCGCAAAGCAGGAAAGCGCCGGGGAGGTGGTGTTCGCCACAGGCATGGTCGGGTACCAGGAGACCGTGACCGACCCTTCCTACCACGGGCAGATCGTCACGTTCACGGCAGCGCACGTCGGTAACTACGGCGCCACGGACCTGGACGACCAGTCCATGTTTTCCGGGGCCAGCGGCGTGGTCATCCACGACGTGACCCTTGCCGAGTATTCCAACTGGCGGGCCGAGCAAAGCCTGGACGAGAAACTCGAGCGCATGGGCATCACCGGCATCGCCGGGGTGGATACCCGCGCCCTGACCCTGCACCTGCGCGAGCACGGCGCGCGCAACGGCATCATCAGCGCCGTGGACCGGGACAAAGCCTCGCTCCTGCGCCGGGCCAGAGAACTGCCGTCCATGGTGGGCCTGGATCTTGCCAGCAAGGTCACCACGGAGGAGTCCTACCTTTTTGCCGGAACCGGGGCTGAAGCCGGGCCCGGATCCGGTCAGGACGGTGCCAGGCAGAAACAAAAACGCTACCATGTGGCTGTATACGATTACGGCATCAAGCAAGCCATCCTGCAAAACCTGGCCAGGGCGGGTACCACGCCCACCGTCTGGCCCGCCACCACCCCGGCGGAGGAACTGCTCAAAAGCAACCCCCACGGGGTTTTTCTTTCCAACGGCCCCGGCGACCCCGCGGCCTGCGGCTACGCCGTGGCGAACCTGCAAAAGCTGCTCGGCAAGGTGCCGGTTTTCGGCATCTGTCTCGGCCACCAGCTCCTGGCCATGGCCCTCGGCGCGAAAACCTACAAGCTGAAGTTCGGGCATCACGGCATCAACCATCCGGTCAAGGATATGGATTCCGGCCGCGTGCTCATCACCAGCCAGAACCACGGGTTCTGTGTGGACCCGGACACCCTGCCCCAAGGCGTGCGCGTCTCCCACTGGAACCTTAACGACAACACCGTCGAAGGGCTCGTGGCGGACAAGGTCATGGCCTTTTCCGTGCAGTTCCACCCCGAGGCCGCGCCCGGTCCCAACGACGCCCTGCACCTGTTCGGCCGGTTCAGGAATTTGATGGGGACAGCTGAAAGTTTATTTTAA
- a CDS encoding putative UspA domain protein (Evidence 3 : Function proposed based on presence of conserved amino acid motif, structural feature or limited homology), whose translation MKTIKKIICPVDVYDFQPEAAEYAATLAKALDARIFVMHVMEPVPTPYVGEGYTVSMSDHKKNEERVKQEAEEKLAEIIARFGGDCQVDGEVILGRAADKILQVSEERAGDMVIMASHGRSFWGRAIHGSVTNRVIANAKIPVLVINPVG comes from the coding sequence ATGAAAACAATCAAAAAGATCATCTGCCCTGTGGACGTTTATGACTTTCAGCCGGAAGCGGCGGAATATGCCGCGACATTGGCCAAGGCCCTTGATGCGAGGATTTTCGTGATGCATGTGATGGAACCGGTCCCCACTCCTTATGTGGGAGAAGGCTACACCGTTTCAATGAGTGACCATAAAAAGAACGAGGAGAGGGTGAAGCAGGAAGCCGAGGAGAAGCTGGCGGAAATCATCGCCCGATTCGGCGGTGATTGTCAGGTGGACGGTGAGGTCATCCTTGGCCGCGCCGCTGATAAAATCCTCCAGGTTTCGGAAGAACGCGCCGGAGACATGGTCATCATGGCCAGCCATGGCCGCTCGTTTTGGGGGCGCGCGATCCATGGTTCCGTGACGAACAGGGTTATCGCCAACGCGAAAATTCCCGTATTGGTCATTAACCCGGTAGGATAA
- the glnA gene encoding Type-3 glutamine synthetase: protein MSYSLRNAVRLSLATEAPATNPTPQCGATHMEIFGRDVFGLRAMRQRLPKQVFARLEQAIEKGEGLHEGDADVVASAMKDWAIEKGASHYTHWFQPMTGLTAEKHDAFLTPAGRGDVIYEFSGKTLVMGEPDASSFPSGGIRSTFEARGYTAWDPTSPAFILANERGKTLYIPTMFVSYTGESLDRKTPLIRSLKAVSEQALRILRLFGNATATHVTAMAGVEQEYFLVDKRLFKLRADLMLAGRTIYGFKSSKGQELEDQYFGSINPRVLAFMAEMEEHLFALGIPAHTRHNEVAPNQFEFAPVYEPANIATDHNMLSMQVMKSVAERHGFACLLHEKPFAGVNGSGKHNNWSLCDSDGNNLFDPGKTPWDNVQFLVFLAAVLRATHKHAAAIRLATVGAGNDHRLGANEAPPAILSIFLGDQVTQIIESIAKGNGSASGVANAPIELGVTCMPPLPKDVSDRNRTSSLAFTGNKFEFRAVGSSMSVAPANTVLNTAMANALNEIATELETSVGEGMPLTKAVQSLLERLFREHMPVVFNGNGYTEEWQQEAARRGLPNYRDTVTALSHYTDPEVMDVFLSTNVLSERELLARQEILLETYIRHIHVEAKLAISMGRSVILPAAMKALKDMAEVVASVKAMVPDAKDLPEETLYHTMRGHVHGLMKAVEKLDADHEKLDAMTGTLKRAEASRDILVPAMAECRAHADALEAIMDDALWPLPKYGELLWNHC, encoded by the coding sequence ATGTCTTATTCTCTGCGCAACGCTGTCCGGCTGTCCCTTGCCACCGAAGCGCCCGCCACGAACCCCACCCCGCAGTGCGGCGCAACGCATATGGAAATATTCGGCCGTGATGTGTTCGGGTTGCGCGCCATGCGCCAGCGTCTTCCCAAGCAGGTGTTCGCGCGTCTCGAGCAGGCCATTGAAAAGGGCGAAGGGCTGCACGAAGGCGATGCGGACGTCGTTGCCAGCGCCATGAAGGACTGGGCCATTGAAAAAGGGGCCTCCCATTACACTCACTGGTTCCAGCCCATGACCGGCCTGACGGCGGAAAAGCACGACGCGTTCCTCACCCCGGCGGGCCGGGGCGACGTCATTTATGAATTTTCCGGGAAAACCCTGGTCATGGGCGAGCCGGACGCGTCTTCCTTCCCGTCGGGCGGCATCCGCTCCACCTTTGAAGCCAGGGGCTACACGGCCTGGGACCCCACCAGCCCGGCCTTCATCCTGGCCAACGAGCGCGGCAAGACGCTGTATATCCCCACCATGTTCGTTTCCTACACCGGGGAAAGCCTTGACCGCAAAACCCCGCTCATCCGCTCGCTCAAAGCGGTATCCGAGCAGGCGCTCCGCATCCTGCGCCTTTTCGGCAACGCCACGGCCACCCATGTCACGGCCATGGCCGGCGTCGAGCAGGAATATTTCCTGGTGGACAAGCGGCTCTTCAAGCTGCGGGCGGACCTCATGCTCGCGGGCCGCACCATCTACGGCTTCAAATCCTCCAAGGGCCAGGAACTGGAAGACCAGTACTTCGGCTCCATCAACCCGCGCGTGCTCGCCTTCATGGCCGAGATGGAAGAACACCTCTTCGCCCTCGGCATTCCGGCGCATACCCGGCACAACGAGGTCGCGCCCAACCAGTTCGAGTTCGCGCCCGTGTACGAACCCGCCAACATCGCGACCGACCACAACATGCTGAGCATGCAGGTCATGAAGTCCGTGGCCGAGCGCCACGGGTTCGCCTGCCTGCTGCACGAAAAACCCTTTGCCGGGGTTAACGGGTCGGGCAAGCACAACAACTGGTCGCTCTGCGATTCCGACGGCAACAACCTGTTCGATCCGGGCAAAACCCCGTGGGACAACGTCCAGTTCCTGGTGTTTCTGGCGGCGGTGTTGCGCGCGACGCACAAGCACGCTGCGGCCATCCGCCTCGCCACGGTGGGCGCGGGCAACGACCACCGCCTCGGCGCCAACGAAGCGCCCCCGGCCATTCTTTCCATCTTCCTGGGCGACCAGGTCACCCAGATCATCGAAAGCATTGCCAAAGGCAACGGCAGCGCTTCCGGCGTGGCGAACGCGCCCATCGAGCTCGGCGTCACCTGCATGCCGCCGCTGCCCAAAGACGTCTCCGACCGCAACCGGACCAGCTCGCTCGCCTTCACGGGCAACAAGTTCGAGTTCCGGGCCGTGGGCTCCTCCATGTCCGTGGCCCCGGCCAACACGGTGCTGAACACCGCCATGGCGAACGCCCTGAACGAGATCGCGACCGAACTGGAAACCTCCGTGGGCGAAGGCATGCCGCTGACCAAGGCCGTGCAGAGCCTGCTTGAGCGGCTCTTCAGGGAACACATGCCCGTGGTGTTCAACGGCAACGGCTACACCGAGGAATGGCAGCAGGAAGCGGCGAGGCGCGGCCTCCCCAACTACAGGGATACCGTCACGGCCCTTTCCCACTACACCGACCCGGAAGTGATGGACGTGTTCCTTTCCACCAACGTGCTCAGCGAACGCGAGCTCCTGGCCCGCCAGGAAATCTTGCTGGAAACCTACATCCGCCACATCCACGTGGAGGCGAAGCTCGCCATCTCCATGGGACGCAGCGTGATCCTGCCCGCCGCCATGAAGGCGCTCAAGGACATGGCCGAGGTGGTCGCCAGCGTCAAAGCCATGGTGCCCGACGCGAAAGATCTGCCCGAGGAAACACTGTACCACACCATGCGCGGCCATGTGCACGGCCTCATGAAAGCCGTCGAGAAGCTCGACGCGGACCACGAGAAGCTTGACGCCATGACCGGCACGCTCAAACGGGCCGAGGCCTCCCGCGACATCCTGGTGCCCGCCATGGCCGAGTGCCGCGCGCATGCGGATGCCCTTGAGGCCATCATGGATGACGCCCTCTGGCCCCTGCCGAAGTACGGCGAACTGCTCTGGAACCATTGCTGA
- the carB gene encoding carbamoyl-phosphate synthase large subunit (Evidence 2a : Function of homologous gene experimentally demonstrated in an other organism; PubMedId : 10029528, 10089390, 10587438, 6308632, 6330744, 6377309, 9174345, 9636022; Product type e : enzyme): MPKRTDIKTIMVLGSGPIVIGQACEFDYSGTQGCKALREEGYRVVLLNSNPATVMTDPGFSDRTYIEPVNIHMATAIIRQERPDAILPTLGGQTALNLAMELHGHGVLEEYGVEMIGARPASIELAENRQSFREIMQKIGLDLPKSELAHSVDEALALVREIGFPAIVRPSYTLGGTGGGIAYNLEEFREVARSGLLASPIRQVLVEESVLGWKELELEVVRDGADNAIVVCGIENFDPMGVHTGDSITVAPIQTLSDPEYQALRDDALAIVRAVGVDTGGCNVQFAINPKTGRRVVIEMNPRVSRSSALASKATGFPIARVAAKLAVGYRLDELKNDITGTSACFEPTIDYCVVKVPRFTFEKFEGANRELGLRMQSVGETMALGGNFREALQKSLRGLETGLAGLEPLPKPFDAPPSKAGRLAQLTENLHQRSPDRLMELYEALNLGLSLEDAADITGIDPWFLSQIEIIRQTEKTIRAEFLPLLAQERLEPGERLTALWRRIKAQGFSDERIARLSGEVLPDSMSVEEVRACRLAAGVTAVFRSVDTCAGEFEALTPYFYSTYDAVGKDAAHERTIADRSKRSVMILGGGPNRIGQGIEFDYCCVQASFTLKSMGITTIMVNSNPETVSTDFDTADRLYFEPLTVEDILAVYEAEKPEGLMVQFGGQTPLNLARALQKAGVPILGTQPEGIALAEDRDAFGALADKLGVPQPASGMAFNEESACRIAKKIGYPVMVRPSFVLGGRAMRIIHDETSLRDYVSGKTAGLVLSPETPILVDKFLEDAVEVDVDAVVDGKEVAIAAIMEHIEQAGIHSGDSCCSIPTHTLSEECLADIRRHTRSLGLALGTRGLLNMQFAVHQGRVYIIEANPRASRTVPFVSKAIGLSVAGIATRVMAGETLEETGFTKEPELPYFVVKEAVFPFDRFPGTVINLGPEMRSTGEVMGIDRTFGMAFLKSQSAANSRVPVEGNVILSVSDRDKAALVPLAARLSILGFLLYATPGTRDILAENGITAKTVVKIGPQRPHLLDLMRNGNIDMIVNTVSGPTSARDASPIRGEAIARRITLITTITALAAAVEGLETLQRDKRSVAPLQDYYAGKVC, translated from the coding sequence ATGCCGAAGCGGACGGATATAAAGACGATCATGGTGCTGGGGTCCGGCCCCATTGTCATCGGGCAGGCCTGCGAGTTTGACTATTCCGGCACGCAGGGTTGCAAGGCCTTGCGTGAGGAAGGCTACCGGGTCGTGCTGCTCAATTCCAACCCGGCCACGGTCATGACGGATCCGGGCTTTTCGGACCGAACCTATATCGAGCCGGTCAACATCCATATGGCGACAGCCATCATCCGCCAGGAAAGGCCGGACGCGATTCTGCCCACCCTGGGCGGGCAGACCGCGCTGAACCTCGCCATGGAACTGCACGGACACGGCGTGCTTGAGGAATACGGGGTGGAGATGATCGGGGCGCGGCCCGCATCCATCGAACTGGCGGAAAACCGCCAGAGCTTCCGCGAGATCATGCAGAAAATCGGGCTGGACCTGCCCAAAAGCGAACTGGCGCACTCCGTGGACGAGGCGCTGGCGCTGGTCAGGGAGATCGGCTTCCCGGCCATTGTGCGGCCTTCCTATACCCTCGGCGGCACGGGCGGGGGCATTGCCTACAATCTGGAAGAATTCCGGGAAGTGGCCCGCTCGGGCCTGCTGGCGTCCCCCATCCGGCAGGTGCTGGTGGAGGAATCCGTGCTCGGCTGGAAGGAACTGGAACTGGAGGTGGTGCGCGACGGCGCGGACAACGCCATCGTGGTCTGCGGCATCGAGAACTTCGACCCCATGGGCGTGCACACGGGCGATTCCATCACGGTCGCGCCGATCCAGACCCTGTCAGACCCCGAATACCAGGCCCTGCGGGACGACGCGCTCGCCATCGTGCGGGCGGTGGGGGTGGATACGGGCGGCTGCAACGTGCAGTTCGCCATCAACCCCAAAACAGGCCGCCGGGTGGTCATCGAGATGAACCCGCGCGTGTCGCGCTCTTCCGCGCTGGCGTCCAAGGCCACGGGCTTTCCCATCGCGCGTGTCGCGGCGAAGCTGGCCGTGGGCTACCGGCTGGACGAGCTGAAAAACGACATCACCGGCACCTCGGCCTGCTTTGAGCCGACCATTGACTACTGCGTGGTCAAGGTGCCGCGCTTCACCTTTGAAAAATTTGAGGGCGCCAACCGGGAACTGGGCCTGCGCATGCAGTCCGTGGGCGAGACCATGGCCCTTGGCGGGAACTTCCGGGAAGCGCTGCAAAAGTCCCTGCGCGGGCTGGAAACGGGCCTTGCGGGACTGGAACCGCTGCCCAAACCCTTTGACGCGCCGCCGTCCAAGGCCGGGCGGCTGGCCCAGCTTACGGAAAACCTCCACCAGCGCAGCCCGGACCGGCTGATGGAACTGTATGAAGCGCTGAACCTCGGCCTGTCCCTGGAGGACGCGGCCGACATCACGGGCATAGACCCCTGGTTTTTGAGCCAGATCGAGATAATCCGCCAGACGGAAAAGACCATCCGCGCGGAATTTCTACCGCTTCTGGCGCAGGAGAGACTGGAACCGGGCGAACGGCTCACGGCCCTGTGGCGGCGGATAAAGGCCCAGGGCTTCAGCGACGAGCGCATCGCCCGCCTCAGCGGGGAAGTGCTGCCGGACTCCATGAGCGTGGAAGAGGTCCGGGCCTGCCGCCTGGCAGCGGGTGTTACAGCCGTGTTCCGCAGCGTGGACACCTGCGCCGGGGAATTTGAAGCCCTGACCCCGTATTTTTATTCCACCTACGATGCAGTGGGTAAAGACGCCGCGCACGAGCGGACGATAGCGGACAGAAGCAAACGCTCGGTCATGATCCTCGGCGGCGGGCCGAACCGGATCGGGCAGGGGATCGAGTTCGACTACTGCTGCGTGCAGGCCTCCTTTACCCTGAAATCCATGGGTATCACCACCATCATGGTCAATTCCAACCCGGAAACGGTCTCCACGGACTTTGACACGGCGGACAGGCTGTATTTCGAGCCGCTGACCGTGGAAGACATCCTGGCCGTGTACGAGGCCGAAAAACCGGAGGGGCTGATGGTCCAGTTCGGCGGGCAGACCCCGCTTAACCTGGCCCGCGCGCTGCAAAAGGCCGGGGTGCCCATTCTCGGGACGCAGCCCGAAGGCATCGCTCTGGCCGAGGACCGCGACGCCTTCGGCGCGCTGGCGGACAAGCTCGGCGTGCCCCAGCCCGCCAGCGGCATGGCCTTTAACGAGGAATCCGCCTGCCGCATCGCCAAAAAGATCGGCTACCCGGTCATGGTGCGGCCCTCCTTCGTGCTCGGCGGCCGGGCCATGCGGATCATCCATGACGAAACGTCGTTGCGGGACTATGTGAGCGGAAAAACGGCCGGGCTGGTGCTCTCGCCGGAAACGCCCATCCTCGTCGATAAATTTCTCGAGGACGCGGTGGAAGTGGACGTGGACGCGGTGGTGGACGGCAAGGAGGTGGCCATCGCGGCCATCATGGAACATATCGAGCAGGCGGGCATCCATTCCGGGGATTCGTGCTGCTCCATCCCCACCCACACCCTGAGCGAGGAATGCCTGGCGGATATCCGGCGGCACACGCGGTCCCTCGGCCTTGCCCTCGGCACACGGGGGCTGCTCAACATGCAGTTCGCCGTGCACCAGGGACGCGTCTACATCATCGAGGCCAACCCCAGGGCCTCCAGAACCGTGCCCTTTGTGTCCAAGGCGATCGGACTTTCCGTGGCGGGCATAGCCACCAGGGTCATGGCCGGTGAAACCCTGGAAGAGACAGGGTTTACCAAAGAGCCGGAACTGCCGTATTTCGTGGTCAAGGAGGCCGTGTTCCCCTTTGACCGCTTCCCCGGCACGGTTATCAACCTCGGCCCGGAAATGCGGTCAACCGGCGAGGTCATGGGCATTGACCGCACCTTCGGCATGGCCTTTCTCAAATCCCAGTCCGCCGCCAACTCCCGCGTGCCCGTGGAAGGCAACGTGATCCTCTCCGTCTCCGACCGGGACAAGGCCGCGCTGGTGCCGCTGGCCGCCCGGCTTTCCATCCTGGGCTTCCTCCTGTACGCCACGCCCGGCACGCGGGATATCCTGGCGGAAAACGGCATTACGGCCAAAACCGTGGTCAAGATCGGCCCGCAGCGGCCCCACCTGCTCGACCTCATGCGGAACGGGAACATCGACATGATCGTGAACACCGTGTCCGGCCCGACCTCGGCCAGGGACGCCAGCCCCATCCGGGGCGAGGCCATTGCCCGGCGCATCACGCTCATCACCACCATCACGGCCCTCGCCGCCGCGGTGGAGGGGCTGGAAACCCTCCAGCGCGACAAGCGCAGTGTGGCGCCGCTGCAAGATTACTACGCCGGGAAGGTATGCTGA
- a CDS encoding hypothetical protein (Evidence 5 : No homology to any previously reported sequences), whose product MHSNFHAKSVSRFPARRETPDTAVEKKFQTVGFPMPSRTGRQKKYIKEESRKDNTTFA is encoded by the coding sequence GTGCATAGCAACTTCCATGCAAAAAGCGTTTCCCGTTTTCCGGCCCGCCGGGAAACCCCGGACACGGCAGTGGAAAAAAAATTCCAAACCGTGGGCTTCCCCATGCCGTCCCGTACAGGTCGGCAAAAAAAATACATAAAGGAGGAAAGTCGAAAGGACAATACTACATTTGCGTAG
- a CDS encoding transposase, translating into MIKRKTEQQGMMELVYIEQLVPKEHLLRKIDKAIDFRFIYDKVKDRYCPDNGRPAVDPVVLFKMLFIGYLFGIRSEQQLIREIEVNVAYRWFLGFTLTDKIPHASTFSQNRRRRFNDSPVYQEIFDEIVLQAIKRKMVDGKTLYTDSTHLKASANKGKYDKAQVLKSVRDYVEELDRDIDEDRRKHGKKPLPPRDETPETKEIKVSTTDPDSGYMVREGKPKGFFYLDHRTVDGICGIITDSFVTPGNVHDSQPYLSRLDRQRKRFGFNVESAGLDAAYFTPHICKGLVERDIYGVIGYSRPTHRAGYLRKRDFVYDETCDCQLCPQNRVLRYRTTTRDGYREYVSDPSVCRNCSLLGQCTASRNHTKAVTRHIWQEYKDIINEYRYEDKGKAIYKRRKETVERSFADGKELHGHRYARFRGLAKVQMQCLLSAACQNMKKIALRIWERSNGPCGPGFSRSQTTLSRLFSHLWRICSAPKSAVPA; encoded by the coding sequence ATGATAAAGCGCAAAACCGAACAGCAAGGCATGATGGAACTGGTATATATCGAGCAACTCGTGCCTAAAGAACATCTTCTTCGTAAAATCGACAAGGCTATCGACTTCAGATTCATCTATGACAAGGTCAAAGATAGATACTGTCCCGATAACGGCAGGCCGGCAGTTGATCCGGTTGTGCTATTCAAGATGCTTTTTATTGGGTATTTGTTCGGCATTCGCAGCGAGCAACAGTTGATTCGCGAAATCGAAGTCAATGTCGCATATCGTTGGTTTCTCGGCTTTACTCTCACCGACAAAATCCCCCACGCCAGCACCTTCAGCCAAAACCGCCGCAGGCGTTTCAATGACAGCCCGGTTTACCAGGAAATTTTTGACGAGATTGTGCTCCAGGCCATAAAGCGCAAGATGGTGGACGGCAAAACGCTGTACACCGATTCAACCCACCTGAAAGCCAGTGCCAACAAGGGAAAATATGACAAGGCCCAGGTGCTCAAATCCGTACGCGATTATGTGGAGGAACTTGACCGGGACATTGATGAAGACCGCCGCAAGCATGGCAAAAAGCCTTTGCCGCCCCGCGATGAGACTCCGGAAACCAAGGAAATCAAGGTCAGCACCACGGACCCGGACAGCGGGTATATGGTGCGCGAGGGCAAACCCAAGGGTTTTTTCTATCTGGATCACCGTACCGTGGACGGAATCTGCGGCATCATAACCGACAGTTTCGTTACCCCCGGCAATGTGCATGACTCTCAGCCCTACCTCTCCCGCCTTGATCGCCAACGGAAGCGTTTTGGTTTCAACGTCGAGTCCGCAGGCCTTGATGCAGCCTACTTCACTCCCCATATCTGCAAAGGCCTTGTGGAAAGAGATATTTATGGAGTCATCGGGTACAGCCGCCCCACACACCGCGCGGGTTACCTGCGCAAAAGGGATTTTGTCTATGATGAGACTTGTGACTGCCAGCTCTGCCCGCAAAACCGAGTCCTGCGCTATAGGACAACGACCCGGGACGGTTACCGTGAATATGTCTCGGACCCGTCCGTTTGCCGCAACTGCTCCCTTCTCGGGCAATGCACCGCCAGTCGCAACCATACCAAAGCAGTAACGCGCCATATCTGGCAGGAATATAAAGATATAATCAACGAATATCGCTACGAGGACAAAGGCAAAGCCATCTACAAACGCCGTAAGGAGACAGTGGAGCGGAGCTTTGCCGACGGCAAGGAATTACATGGGCATCGCTACGCCCGCTTCCGAGGCCTTGCGAAGGTCCAGATGCAATGCCTCTTGTCCGCCGCCTGCCAGAACATGAAGAAAATAGCCCTGCGCATCTGGGAGCGGTCAAACGGCCCTTGCGGCCCAGGCTTTTCCCGCTCCCAAACGACACTTTCCCGCTTGTTTTCCCATCTTTGGAGAATTTGCTCCGCTCCAAAATCCGCAGTGCCCGCATAA
- a CDS encoding putative Nitroreductase (Evidence 3 : Function proposed based on presence of conserved amino acid motif, structural feature or limited homology) codes for MEQDFALDRDRCTQCGQCVYACNRQILAVNEGGYPFLPAENFEQCNGCGHCSAVCPADAVIPPRCGGEKAAPFPGNPDIGTAEGEAFLLSCRSMRRYKQEPVKKEDVLAVLDVARKAPSASNLQPVRWIALSGRDKAERFTVLTLEWFDKVVRHDPVMGSRYNVDTMLARYKNGYDVILRGAPNAVIAVTDKDAGWGPTDGAIATTYFCLAAHARGIGSCWCGFGMRALQAYQPLRDFAGVDGASQVHGMAFFGYPELGYRAVPPRNPLRVAWI; via the coding sequence ATGGAACAGGATTTTGCCCTTGACCGGGACCGCTGTACCCAGTGCGGCCAGTGCGTGTACGCCTGCAACCGCCAGATACTCGCCGTCAATGAGGGGGGGTACCCCTTCCTTCCGGCTGAAAATTTCGAGCAATGCAACGGCTGCGGGCACTGTAGCGCCGTCTGCCCTGCGGACGCCGTCATCCCCCCGCGCTGCGGCGGGGAGAAGGCCGCGCCGTTCCCGGGCAATCCCGATATCGGCACGGCGGAAGGGGAAGCCTTTCTGCTTTCCTGCCGCTCCATGCGCCGGTACAAGCAGGAACCTGTGAAAAAGGAAGATGTTCTGGCCGTTCTTGACGTCGCCCGCAAGGCGCCCAGCGCCAGCAACCTGCAACCCGTCCGCTGGATCGCGCTGAGCGGCAGGGATAAAGCCGAGCGGTTCACCGTCCTGACGCTCGAGTGGTTCGACAAGGTCGTGCGCCACGACCCGGTCATGGGCTCGCGGTACAATGTGGATACCATGCTGGCCCGCTACAAAAACGGATACGACGTTATCCTGCGCGGCGCGCCCAACGCCGTGATCGCGGTGACGGACAAGGACGCCGGCTGGGGGCCGACGGACGGCGCCATAGCGACGACCTACTTCTGCCTCGCCGCGCACGCCAGGGGCATCGGCAGCTGCTGGTGCGGGTTCGGCATGCGCGCACTCCAGGCGTACCAGCCCCTGCGGGATTTCGCGGGCGTCGACGGCGCGTCGCAGGTCCACGGCATGGCCTTTTTCGGCTACCCGGAACTCGGGTACCGGGCCGTTCCGCCCAGGAACCCCCTGCGGGTCGCATGGATTTAG
- a CDS encoding hypothetical protein (Evidence 5 : No homology to any previously reported sequences), giving the protein MLRIGATGSFCPLPSSGAFRAKLMYAQYYSLRPERAFLGREQKSSCSTNPQSCAAMESK; this is encoded by the coding sequence TTGCTGAGGATCGGCGCTACAGGGTCTTTTTGCCCTCTGCCTTCGTCAGGCGCGTTCCGTGCGAAACTCATGTATGCCCAATACTATTCGCTTCGCCCGGAACGCGCCTTTCTCGGCAGAGAACAAAAATCCTCCTGTAGCACCAATCCTCAAAGTTGTGCCGCAATGGAGTCAAAATAA